Proteins found in one Neofelis nebulosa isolate mNeoNeb1 chromosome 3, mNeoNeb1.pri, whole genome shotgun sequence genomic segment:
- the BRF2 gene encoding transcription factor IIIB 50 kDa subunit produces MPGGGHCPDCGSTELVEDSHYSQSQLVCSDCGCVVTEGVLTTTFSDEGNLREVTYSRSTGENDQVSRSQQRGLRRVRDLCRVLQLPSTFEDTAVAYYQQAYRHSGIRAARLQKKEVLVGCCVLITCRQHNWPLTMGTVCALLYADLDVFSGTYMQIVKLLGLDVPSLCLADLVKTYCSSFRLFQASPSVPAKYVEDKEKMLSRTLQLVELADETWLVTGRHPLPVITAATFLAWQSLQPSHRLTCSLARFCKLANVDLPYPASSRLQELLSVLLRMAERLAWLQVLKLDKRSVVKHIGDLLQHRHTLVRKAFCDGTAEMEAGEKELRERCQGPEQGKEEVASSSLDLPEGKRPASPTPLLPPCMLKPPKRICPPPPVSTVTGDENISDSEIEQYLRTPQEIKDFEKAQAARQAARSVSNPP; encoded by the exons ATGCCGGGCGGAGGCCACTGCCCCGATTGCGGCTCCACTGAGCTCGTGGAAGACTCTCACTATTCGCAGAGCCAGCTGGTGTGCTCAGACTGTGGCTGCGTCGTCACCGAGGGAGTCCTTACTACCACCTTCAGCGACGAGGGCAACCTCCGAG AAGTAACATATTCCCGAAGCACAGGGGAAAACGATCAAGTTAGCCGCAGCCAGCAACGAG GTCTCCGCCGAGTGAGAGACCTCTGTCGAGTCCTGCAGTTGCCATCAACGTTTGAGGACACAGCAGTTGCCTACTACCAGCAGGCGTACCGGCACTCTGGCATCCGTGCTGCCAGGCTGCAAAAGAAGGAGGTGCTAGTTGGGTGCTGTGTCTTGATTACCTGCCGACAGCATAACTGGCCCCTAACCATGGGAACCGTCTGCGCCCTGTTGTATGCAGATTTGGATGTGTTTTCTGGCACCTACATGCAGATAGTGAAGCTCCTGGGGCTGGATGTGCCCTCGCTGTGCTTGGCAGACCTGGTGAAGACGTACTGTAGCAG CTTCAGACTGTTCCAAGCCTCCCCGTCTGTGCCAGCCAAATACgtggaagacaaagagaagatgCTGTCGCGAACATTGCAGCTGGTGGAGCTGGCGGATGAGACGTGGCTGGTGACTGGGCGGCATCCCTTGCCTGTCATCACTGCTGCTACTTTTCTGGCATGGCAGTCGCTGCAGCCTTCGCATCGGCTGACGTGTTCCCTGGCCCGTTTCTGTAAACTGGCGAACGTGGACCTGCCCTACCCTGCTTCCTCCCGCTTGCAGGAGCTGCTCTCCGTGCTGCTGCGGATGGCCGAGCGGCTGGCCTGGCTGCAGGTTCTGAAGCTCGACAAGCGCTCTGTGGTGAAGCATATCGGTGACCTTCTCCAGCACCGCCACACATTGGTCCGCAAGGCCTTTTGCGATGGAACGGCAGAGATGGAAGCTGGGGAGAAGGAGCTGCGGGAACGGTGTCAGGGGCCAGAGCAGGGAAAAGAGGAGGTGGCGAGTAGTTCCTTAGATTTGCCTGAGGGGAAGCGGCCAGCTAgtcccacccctctcctcccaccttgCATGTTGAAGCCCCCAAAGCggatctgccccccacccccagtctccaCAGTCACCGGAGATGAGAACATATCTGATAGTGAAATAGAGCAGTATTTGCGTACCCCTCAGGAAATTAAGGACTTTGAAAAAGCTCAAGCTGCAAGACAGGCTGCCAGGAGTGTTTCTAACCCTCCCTGA